The Bacteroidota bacterium genome includes the window TGTCGGTTGCTGTATGCAGTGCCTAGTTGTTTGCAAAAGTCATTACCTTGGCATCAACAAAATTTTCAGCGTCGATTTTGTACATGTAGACGCCACTGCTCATGGTCCGCCCGGATTCATCTCTGCCATTCCAGGAAGTGTTGTAACAGCCGACTTCCAGGTCCTGATCAACCAGCGTCGCGATTTCTGTTCCAGTCAAATCATATACCGATACCTGTACCCTTGCCGGCTGTGAGATGTGGAAGTTTATCGTCGTTTGCGGATTAAACGGATTGGGGTAGTTCTGGTAGAGCTCTGATTCCTGCGGCGCAATGTGCGCTTCTTTTGTATCTATCAGAATGCCATCAAGTATGGCGATGGTTGCGTGGTCATGCGCAAGCGCAGGTTCGTCTAAAAAGGCATTGGTAATACCGTGTCCGTAAAACATGTCCTGTCCCGGATCGGAACCCCGTTCGCGGGAATGATCGACAAGGAGGTGTTTCATCAAGCCGGGCGTGACGTCTTTCTCTTTGCTATGGATCAATGCAGCAACGCCGGTCAGGAATGCAGCGCTTACGCTAGAGCCGGCAGCCCAGCCCCAACCATTGGCAACGGTGCTGAATACAAGGTCAAAAGTCCAGCATGGGCGATTCAGCCCTTCTTTGACACAGTAATCACGCCCCGGATAAGCAATGTCGCCGCCTGGGGCGGCAAAGTTGATCACATTGGCCCCGAAGTTACTGTAGCTTGTTGGCTTTTCAGGATTAGCTTCTGCATCAAAGGCCCATCCGACTGGTGCCGTTGCTGATACCGCTATAAAGGGTGTAGCACTTGCCGGCAGGTAAAGGCAGCAGGTGTCGAGGTTTTTCTTCTCGTCCCCAGCCGGCGCAATCAGGGTGACCCCTTTTTTAATGGCGTAAGTACCGACAACTTCTAACATCGCTTTCATCTCTGATGCCCGGATGCCCGTTGGACCGTCTTTGTGGTACAGCTTGCCGAGGCCGACGTTGGCGATGTGAACGTCCTGGTTTGCTGCATAAACTAACGCATCCAGTAACCAGGAGAAATCTCCACTACCTGTTTTATGTGAGGCAACCTTGAGCGCGATCAGTTCGGC containing:
- a CDS encoding S8 family serine peptidase, with the protein product MQLLRFSFSTTSFYLPARLLLVFVFLCLGTRVAWGQNNFIAQVSDQQLGALKSYITAEHGEVSNEINLGASHLVCFHGDQGLKARVRRFAGVSLVSDDPEVQWIDPAKTILLGLPESELPSEEAAQDLSNLQWGLDAIDAEEAWKKSKGQGVRIAIIDNGIDPDHVDIAPNLNQSLSKSFVPTENWDVQQDFGFNHGTHIAGVIAAAKNGKGTTGVAPEAELIALKVASHKTGSGDFSWLLDALVYAANQDVHIANVGLGKLYHKDGPTGIRASEMKAMLEVVGTYAIKKGVTLIAPAGDEKKNLDTCCLYLPASATPFIAVSATAPVGWAFDAEANPEKPTSYSNFGANVINFAAPGGDIAYPGRDYCVKEGLNRPCWTFDLVFSTVANGWGWAAGSSVSAAFLTGVAALIHSKEKDVTPGLMKHLLVDHSRERGSDPGQDMFYGHGITNAFLDEPALAHDHATIAILDGILIDTKEAHIAPQESELYQNYPNPFNPQTTINFHISQPARVQVSVYDLTGTEIATLVDQDLEVGCYNTSWNGRDESGRTMSSGVYMYKIDAENFVDAKVMTFANN